Proteins encoded by one window of Pseudonocardia alni:
- a CDS encoding ATP-binding protein — protein sequence MSPTLCVELPVEPGSAGRSRRETGRWLASLCGTDEQCPTVQDLVLAVNEAVSNSIEHAYGATGSGGAATVLLRGDAEGYLVRMEVSDRGRWRDPPTDPGHRGRGIGMIEAVAEDVRVEPGPDGTTVSFQGRIGRCPGLCIPAS from the coding sequence ATGTCCCCGACTCTGTGTGTCGAGCTGCCCGTCGAACCCGGGTCGGCAGGTCGCTCCCGCCGGGAGACCGGGAGGTGGCTCGCGTCGCTGTGCGGGACCGACGAACAGTGCCCGACCGTGCAGGATCTCGTCCTCGCGGTGAACGAGGCCGTGTCCAACAGCATCGAGCACGCCTACGGGGCCACGGGCTCGGGCGGGGCCGCGACGGTTCTGCTGCGCGGGGACGCCGAGGGGTACCTGGTGCGGATGGAGGTCAGCGACCGCGGCCGCTGGCGCGACCCGCCCACCGACCCAGGCCACCGCGGACGGGGTATCGGGATGATCGAGGCGGTCGCGGAGGACGTACGGGTGGAGCCGGGTCCCGACGGGACCACCGTCTCGTTCCAGGGCCGGATCGGCCGCT